A region from the Bacteroidales bacterium genome encodes:
- a CDS encoding electron transfer flavoprotein subunit beta/FixA family protein, producing the protein MKILVCISNVPDTTTKIKFTADGKQFDATGVQWIINPWDELALTRALELKEASNGLIDNVTVINVGPKETEITIRKGLAVGADNAVRIDANPTDAYAVAFELAKYIETHPYDLILVGIESSDYNGNAVGGMLAELLNIPNVSAVSGIELKDGKFEVVREIDGGKQILSLPTPLIAVVQKGIAKEPRIASMRGVMAARTKPFETVAAVGASPLTEYVHFELPQPKGKCKMIPADQLDELIHVLHQEIKAI; encoded by the coding sequence ATGAAGATTTTAGTTTGTATTAGTAATGTACCCGACACCACTACCAAAATTAAATTTACTGCTGATGGTAAACAATTTGATGCAACAGGGGTACAATGGATTATCAATCCATGGGATGAATTAGCATTGACAAGAGCATTAGAACTTAAAGAAGCATCTAATGGACTTATTGATAACGTTACGGTTATTAATGTAGGACCAAAAGAAACCGAAATTACTATTCGCAAAGGTTTAGCAGTAGGAGCCGATAACGCCGTACGTATTGATGCCAATCCAACCGATGCATATGCTGTAGCTTTTGAATTAGCTAAATATATTGAAACGCATCCATATGATTTAATATTGGTCGGTATTGAATCAAGCGATTACAACGGAAATGCAGTTGGTGGTATGTTAGCAGAGTTATTAAACATCCCCAATGTTTCAGCTGTTTCGGGAATTGAATTAAAAGATGGAAAATTTGAAGTTGTTCGAGAAATTGATGGCGGCAAACAAATACTATCTTTACCTACTCCTTTAATTGCTGTTGTTCAAAAAGGAATTGCTAAAGAACCTCGTATTGCTAGTATGAGAGGCGTTATGGCCGCCAGAACAAAACCTTTTGAAACAGTAGCTGCTGTTGGAGCATCGCCGCTTACAGAATATGTTCATTTTGAATTACCTCAACCTAAAGGTAAGTGTAAAATGATTCCTGCCGATCAGTTAGATGAACTTATTCATGTACTTCATCAAGAAATTAAAGCTATTTAA
- a CDS encoding electron transfer flavoprotein subunit alpha/FixB family protein, whose protein sequence is MSVLIYIEHWDGKFKKSSYELVSYAYAMAKQMQTNVYGLVLGNAEASEIDKLAEYGLENVICLNHNAFQVLDNQLFTDVLAQVAEKVQANVFLFAHNNTGKALSSRLAARLKAGLISGVVALPDSISPFIIRKKLFTGKATAQVKANTEKVVLTLSQNAFGVFDNKVALNKISADIQVNEALAQTKLLDTQKFTAKVLLTDAEIVVSGGRGLKGPENWGVIEELADVLGAATACTRPVSDEGWRPHHEHVGQTGKIVAPMLYVACGISGAIQHVAGISSSKYIIAINKDAEAPIFEAADYGIVGDVMQVLPELTKKIKEVKK, encoded by the coding sequence ATGAGCGTATTAATATATATCGAACATTGGGATGGAAAATTTAAAAAATCGTCCTACGAATTAGTATCTTATGCCTATGCAATGGCCAAACAAATGCAAACCAATGTATATGGCTTAGTATTAGGTAATGCAGAAGCCAGCGAAATAGATAAATTGGCTGAGTATGGATTAGAAAATGTAATTTGTTTAAATCATAATGCTTTTCAAGTATTAGACAATCAGTTATTTACCGACGTGTTAGCACAAGTGGCAGAAAAAGTTCAGGCAAATGTATTTTTATTTGCACATAACAATACAGGTAAAGCATTATCTTCGCGATTAGCAGCTCGTTTAAAAGCTGGTTTAATTAGCGGGGTTGTTGCTCTTCCCGATTCAATTTCGCCTTTTATTATTCGTAAAAAATTATTTACCGGAAAAGCTACTGCACAAGTAAAAGCAAATACCGAAAAAGTTGTATTAACACTGTCGCAAAATGCCTTTGGTGTATTCGACAATAAAGTTGCTTTAAATAAGATATCTGCCGATATTCAGGTTAATGAAGCATTAGCTCAAACCAAATTATTAGATACTCAAAAATTTACTGCTAAAGTTTTATTAACCGATGCAGAAATTGTGGTATCTGGTGGTAGAGGTCTAAAAGGACCCGAAAATTGGGGAGTTATAGAAGAGTTAGCTGATGTGTTAGGGGCTGCTACAGCTTGTACTCGACCTGTTTCTGACGAAGGCTGGCGCCCTCATCACGAACATGTTGGTCAAACAGGTAAAATTGTAGCTCCAATGCTTTATGTTGCTTGTGGTATCTCTGGTGCTATTCAGCATGTAGCTGGTATTAGCTCTTCGAAATACATTATAGCTATAAATAAAGATGCAGAAGCTCCAATTTTTGAAGCTGCCGATTATGGAATTGTTGGCGATGTAATGCAAGTATTACCCGAATTAACCAAAAAAATAAAAGAAGTTAAAAAATAA
- a CDS encoding cupin domain-containing protein, producing the protein MNSYITIQHLSNSNLKSLGVFEWPIWEKQVCSFDWEYDSEEQCYFLEGKVIVHTQDGDVLISKGDFVTFKKGLKCTWEVIEPVKKHYNFCDI; encoded by the coding sequence ATGAATTCATACATTACAATTCAACATTTATCAAATTCAAATTTAAAATCGTTGGGAGTTTTTGAATGGCCCATATGGGAAAAACAAGTTTGTTCATTCGATTGGGAATATGATTCTGAAGAACAATGTTATTTTCTTGAAGGTAAAGTAATTGTTCATACTCAAGATGGTGATGTTTTAATTAGTAAAGGCGATTTTGTAACCTTTAAAAAAGGTCTTAAATGCACATGGGAAGTAATAGAACCCGTAAAAAAACATTACAATTTTTGTGATATTTAA